One genomic region from Methanocaldococcus fervens AG86 encodes:
- the corA gene encoding magnesium/cobalt transporter CorA yields the protein MITVIAISKEGSIVEPKFDEIKFEDYKLIWIDCYDPKDEELYKLSKKINISVSELQIGLDEQEIPRVEEEEDFYLIIYKAPLFEEDITTTSLGIYIRDNILLTIHSDKIKAIGRLHKLILTKKPRIVFERGIGFLLYHILNEITRSYSRILIGLEDELEELEDKLLIGYDREIMEGILSLRKTLVYFHKSLIANRDVLVLLKRKYLPITTREDRENFEDLYYDTLQLIDMSATYREVLTSMMDMTLSLENIKMNQIMKILTMVTTIFAVPMWITGIYGMNFTYLPLANNPQGFWIIMALMIITIITFVYIFKRSGWI from the coding sequence TATAAACTTATTTGGATCGATTGTTACGACCCAAAAGATGAGGAACTTTATAAACTCTCCAAAAAAATTAATATTTCTGTCTCTGAGCTACAGATTGGTTTAGACGAGCAAGAAATTCCAAGAGTAGAAGAAGAGGAAGATTTTTACTTAATTATTTACAAAGCCCCATTATTTGAAGAGGATATTACAACAACTTCTCTTGGAATTTATATTAGAGATAATATACTTTTAACAATACACTCAGATAAAATAAAAGCTATTGGAAGATTGCATAAGTTGATATTAACAAAAAAGCCAAGGATTGTATTTGAAAGAGGGATTGGATTCTTGTTATACCATATACTAAATGAGATTACAAGGAGCTATTCAAGGATTTTAATTGGCTTAGAGGATGAGTTAGAGGAATTGGAAGACAAGTTGTTGATAGGATATGATAGGGAGATTATGGAAGGGATATTGAGCTTAAGAAAGACTTTAGTTTATTTTCACAAATCTTTAATAGCTAATAGGGATGTTTTAGTTTTATTAAAGAGGAAGTATCTCCCAATAACTACAAGGGAAGATAGAGAGAACTTTGAAGACTTATACTATGACACTTTACAGCTCATCGATATGTCAGCAACTTATAGAGAGGTTTTAACATCAATGATGGATATGACCCTCTCATTAGAGAATATAAAAATGAACCAAATTATGAAGATATTAACGATGGTTACCACAATTTTCGCTGTTCCCATGTGGATTACTGGAATATATGGGATGAATTTTACCTACTTACCATTAGCAAATAATCCCCAGGGTTTTTGGATTATAATGGCTTTGATGATTATTACTATAATAACATTTGTGTATATATTTAAAAGGTCTGGGTGGATTTGA